One Kribbella sp. NBC_00662 genomic region harbors:
- a CDS encoding FAD:protein FMN transferase — MTTRYVEHVMGMPISLALRGRHAADDRAAEAWATALDVLRDADRIFSTYRPDSYVSRLNRGELAVADCPPEVAEVLALGDQARVETGGAFDVRRNGALDPSGVVKGWAVERAAHAFDRLPGTDYCLSAGGDLTCRVSGPHSADWRIGIEDPHAPEKVVAVVPIRNGAIATSGLHRRGDHITDARTGTTPTVLASVTVVHRSLTQADIDATAAFALGADGLEWMRSRTGLVVLADGSRQVFGDSTRSTTSATIPRGMGRWATK; from the coding sequence ATGACCACGCGGTACGTCGAGCACGTGATGGGGATGCCGATCAGCCTGGCGTTGCGCGGGCGGCACGCAGCCGACGACCGTGCGGCCGAGGCCTGGGCGACGGCTCTCGACGTACTGCGGGACGCCGACCGGATCTTCAGCACCTACCGGCCCGATTCGTACGTGTCCCGCCTCAACCGCGGCGAGCTGGCCGTTGCGGACTGTCCGCCGGAGGTCGCCGAGGTCCTCGCGCTCGGCGACCAGGCCCGGGTCGAGACCGGCGGCGCGTTCGACGTACGACGTAACGGGGCGCTGGACCCGAGCGGGGTGGTGAAGGGTTGGGCCGTCGAGCGGGCCGCGCACGCCTTCGACCGACTGCCCGGCACGGACTACTGCCTCTCGGCCGGCGGCGACCTGACCTGCCGGGTCAGCGGTCCGCACTCGGCCGACTGGCGGATCGGGATCGAGGACCCCCATGCGCCGGAGAAGGTGGTCGCCGTGGTGCCGATCCGCAACGGTGCGATCGCCACCTCCGGCCTCCACCGGCGCGGCGACCACATCACCGATGCCCGCACGGGTACGACGCCGACTGTGCTCGCGTCGGTGACGGTGGTCCATCGGTCGCTGACCCAGGCCGATATCGACGCGACCGCGGCCTTCGCGCTCGGCGCGGACGGTCTCGAGTGGATGCGGTCCCGTACCGGTCTGGTCGTCCTGGCCGACGGGAGCCGTCAGGTCTTCGGCGACAGCACCCGCTCGACGACCTCGGCGACCATCCCGCGCGGAATGGGGCGGTGGGCAACGAAGTGA
- a CDS encoding FMN-binding protein, whose protein sequence is MKRIVLWFLGTVSAVALLFGYRTSTSGPEAAIPLATGNGNAAGSPAPSTVPSSTPSTATGSSTVTGDVAQTQWGPVQVQLTVQSGKITAVGVPQYPNGNRRDAEINEYALPILIKETVQAQSAEIDMVSGATVTSDGYIRSLQSVLDQVK, encoded by the coding sequence GTGAAACGTATCGTGCTCTGGTTCCTCGGCACGGTCTCGGCCGTCGCCCTGCTGTTCGGCTACCGCACCTCGACGTCCGGCCCGGAAGCCGCCATACCGCTTGCCACCGGCAACGGCAACGCAGCCGGCAGCCCCGCTCCCTCGACGGTGCCGTCATCAACACCGTCGACAGCGACTGGTTCTTCGACAGTCACGGGTGACGTGGCGCAGACCCAGTGGGGTCCGGTGCAGGTGCAGCTCACCGTGCAGAGCGGCAAGATCACAGCGGTCGGCGTTCCGCAGTACCCGAACGGGAACCGCCGCGACGCCGAGATCAACGAGTACGCACTGCCGATCCTGATCAAGGAGACCGTGCAGGCCCAGAGCGCCGAGATCGACATGGTCAGCGGCGCGACCGTCACCAGCGACGGCTATATCCGTTCCCTGCAAAGCGTTCTGGACCAGGTGAAATGA
- a CDS encoding ferric reductase-like transmembrane domain-containing protein encodes MFEAPGRRAHADDTVRTCAFVVLWLSLLLVTYWWVADGGVQELGGWATGLTSLGRLTGLLAAVLLLAQVVLMARVPLLEAAYGQDRLARIHRLTGFTSFNLMLAHLVTITWGYAAGELGRTPATLWDLTVDYPGMLLAVAGTVCLGMTVLTSIKAARRRIRYESWHLLHLYAYLGVGLALPHQLWTGQDFLASTSRTVFWWTAWAVAAAAILVFRIGVPVGRNARHRLRVTAVVREADRVVSVYVGGRQLDRLQTEAGQFFSWRFLGRPGWTRANPYSLSAAPDGRSLRITVQEAGDGSAALSGVRPGTRVLVEGPYGRLSARARTERRIALIGAGVGITPLRALAEGLDYAPGDAVLIQRYTDHQLFRNEFQALHRDRGLSLLTLPGHRRGPGSWFGPGPGDLDDLQALRYWIPDIAERDVYLCGPDAWTQLVKQTLDAAGLPAERLHLETFKW; translated from the coding sequence ATGTTCGAAGCGCCGGGCCGGCGGGCTCACGCCGACGACACGGTACGCACCTGCGCGTTCGTGGTCCTGTGGCTGAGTCTGCTGCTGGTCACCTACTGGTGGGTGGCCGACGGCGGCGTCCAGGAGCTCGGCGGCTGGGCGACCGGCCTCACGTCACTCGGCCGGCTCACCGGGTTGCTCGCTGCTGTCCTGCTGCTCGCGCAGGTCGTGCTGATGGCTCGGGTGCCGCTGCTGGAGGCGGCGTACGGGCAGGACCGCCTCGCGCGGATCCACCGCCTGACCGGGTTCACGTCGTTCAACCTGATGCTGGCGCATCTCGTCACGATCACCTGGGGATACGCGGCGGGGGAGCTGGGCCGGACGCCGGCCACCCTCTGGGACCTGACGGTTGACTACCCGGGCATGTTGCTCGCGGTGGCCGGCACGGTCTGTCTGGGGATGACCGTGCTGACGAGCATCAAGGCGGCGCGGCGACGGATCCGGTACGAGTCGTGGCATCTGCTGCACCTGTACGCATACCTCGGCGTCGGACTCGCGCTACCGCACCAGCTGTGGACCGGCCAGGACTTCCTCGCCTCGACCAGCCGGACCGTTTTCTGGTGGACCGCTTGGGCGGTCGCCGCTGCCGCGATCCTGGTCTTCCGGATCGGAGTGCCGGTCGGGCGAAATGCCCGGCACCGGCTGCGAGTGACAGCCGTCGTCCGCGAGGCCGATCGGGTCGTCTCGGTGTACGTCGGGGGACGGCAGCTGGACCGGCTGCAGACCGAGGCCGGTCAGTTCTTCTCCTGGCGCTTCCTCGGCCGGCCCGGCTGGACCCGGGCCAATCCGTACTCGTTGTCGGCCGCGCCGGACGGCCGCAGTCTGCGGATCACCGTCCAGGAAGCGGGCGACGGCAGCGCGGCGCTCAGCGGCGTACGTCCGGGTACGCGCGTTCTGGTCGAAGGACCGTACGGGCGGTTGAGCGCTCGAGCCCGGACCGAACGGCGGATCGCGCTCATCGGCGCCGGGGTCGGTATCACGCCGCTGCGTGCGTTGGCCGAAGGACTCGACTACGCGCCGGGCGACGCGGTTCTCATCCAGCGGTACACCGATCACCAGCTCTTCAGGAACGAGTTCCAGGCGCTCCACCGCGATCGCGGCCTGTCGCTGCTGACGTTGCCCGGCCACCGCCGCGGCCCCGGCTCGTGGTTCGGCCCGGGGCCGGGCGACCTCGACGACCTGCAGGCGCTTCGGTACTGGATCCCGGACATCGCCGAACGCGACGTCTACCTGTGCGGACCCGATGCGTGGACGCAGTTGGTGAAGCAGACCCTCGACGCCGCCGGCCTCCCGGCCGAGCGGCTCCATCTGGAAACGTTCAAGTGGTGA